A region of Nostoc sp. 'Peltigera membranacea cyanobiont' N6 DNA encodes the following proteins:
- the ldpA gene encoding circadian clock protein LdpA — protein sequence MTDLLVPLQSLKQSNWFKLICGASFQHLPAVRNLTLAYTLAGADCIDVAADPAVIAAAQSGLQVAKTLAKDAQKRGFDYKGNLPFLMVSLNDGEDPHFRKAEFNPNECPKDCPRPCERICPAQAIVFDSIKEDFSGVVSEKCYGCGRCLPICPYDKIYTASYVTTPGAIAPLVMSTGVDAVEIHTQVGRLAEFERLWQAISPWADRLKVLAISCPDGDGMTDYLRTVYELIAPLKSALIWQTDGRSMSGDIGDGTTIAAVKLGQKVLAAKLPGYVQLAGGTNSYTVAKLKAMGLLKRAGGAGGDGGAGEDREVNSSLSPSSPSSSPSSSPPIAGVAYGSYARVLLSPILEKLENKEVSNANMKAIIRLEEDEVLLWQAVELAHSLVSQIKSWQRRESEH from the coding sequence GTGACCGATCTGTTAGTCCCTTTACAATCCCTCAAACAAAGTAACTGGTTCAAGCTGATCTGCGGAGCCAGCTTCCAGCATTTGCCGGCAGTTAGAAATTTGACCTTAGCCTATACCTTGGCGGGCGCTGACTGCATAGATGTTGCAGCTGATCCAGCAGTGATTGCAGCAGCGCAATCAGGGCTACAAGTAGCTAAAACTCTAGCTAAAGATGCCCAAAAGCGAGGCTTTGACTACAAAGGCAACTTACCCTTTTTAATGGTCAGCCTAAACGATGGAGAAGACCCCCATTTTCGCAAAGCAGAATTTAATCCTAATGAGTGTCCTAAAGATTGCCCTAGACCCTGTGAACGGATTTGTCCAGCACAAGCGATCGTGTTTGACAGTATCAAAGAAGACTTTTCGGGAGTAGTTTCCGAAAAGTGTTATGGCTGCGGTCGTTGCCTCCCAATTTGTCCTTATGATAAAATTTATACAGCCTCGTATGTGACAACGCCAGGAGCGATCGCGCCATTAGTAATGTCAACAGGAGTAGATGCCGTAGAAATCCATACACAAGTAGGGCGGTTGGCAGAATTTGAGCGATTGTGGCAAGCAATTTCACCGTGGGCCGATCGATTAAAGGTACTAGCTATCAGCTGTCCCGATGGCGATGGGATGACTGACTACCTAAGAACAGTGTATGAATTGATTGCCCCACTCAAAAGTGCTTTAATTTGGCAAACCGACGGTCGTTCCATGAGTGGCGATATTGGCGATGGTACTACAATAGCCGCAGTCAAATTAGGGCAGAAAGTTTTGGCAGCGAAGTTACCGGGATATGTGCAGTTAGCAGGCGGCACAAATAGTTATACCGTTGCTAAGTTAAAGGCAATGGGACTACTGAAGAGAGCAGGGGGAGCAGGGGGAGATGGGGGAGCAGGGGAAGATAGGGAAGTAAATTCTTCCTTATCCCCCTCGTCCCCCTCATCCTCCCCCTCATCCTCCCCACCCATCGCCGGGGTTGCCTACGGTAGCTACGCCCGTGTATTGCTGTCACCAATTCTCGAAAAGTTGGAGAATAAGGAGGTAAGTAACGCCAACATGAAGGCAATTATTCGCCTAGAAGAAGATGAAGTATTACTTTGGCAAGCTGTAGAACTTGCCCATTCTCTCGTTTCTCAGATTAAATCATGGCAGAGAAGGGAAAGTGAGCATTAG
- a CDS encoding R3H domain-containing nucleic acid-binding protein, which translates to MTITDDLQKLLDILPQDLQQVLESHPKRDSLVEVVLDLGRRPEARFPNQAEYLSEIPVTQEQIDDCIERVGIFGGDNRAGIEQTLHRISAIRNRTGKIIGLTCRVGRAVFGTIGMIRDLVETGKSILMLGRPGVGKTTALREIARVLADDLHKRVVIIDTSNEIAGDGDIAHPAIGRARRMQVAHPDQQHQVMIEAVENHMPEVIVIDEIGTELEALAARTIAERGVQLVGTAHGNQIENLIKNPTLADLVGGIQAVTLGDDEARRRGSQKTVLERKAPPTFEIAVEMLERQRWTVHESVADTVDNLLRGRQATPQTRTVDDQGKIGVTRQLAVVNGRGGQLATVEDSFAPARQANGWRSSGQMVALPQLPVERVTGRSEFDRLLDESFNYSESIDLDAATRQPGPNGEDLPLHVYPYGVSRHQLEQVISVLTLPVILTKDIDTADAILALRSHVKNHAKLRQMAKARHVPIHMIKSSTIPQITRGLRRLLNMDDPEMADDLELQLFLHNGSDDEMDALEEARLAVEQIVIPKGQPVELLPRSPQVRKMQHELVEHYRLKSHSFGEEPNRRLRIYPA; encoded by the coding sequence ATGACGATTACAGACGATCTCCAAAAGTTATTAGATATTTTGCCCCAAGACCTGCAACAAGTACTAGAGAGTCATCCCAAACGAGATAGCTTAGTAGAAGTTGTCTTAGATTTGGGTCGTCGCCCAGAAGCTCGCTTTCCTAATCAAGCTGAGTATCTGAGCGAAATACCCGTTACTCAAGAACAGATAGATGATTGCATTGAACGAGTCGGAATTTTTGGCGGAGATAATCGGGCAGGAATTGAGCAAACTTTGCATCGGATCAGTGCTATCCGCAACCGTACTGGTAAGATTATTGGCTTGACCTGTCGCGTTGGTCGAGCCGTATTCGGAACCATTGGCATGATCCGCGATTTGGTAGAAACGGGTAAATCGATTCTCATGCTGGGTCGTCCAGGCGTGGGCAAAACTACCGCCTTACGGGAAATTGCCCGTGTTTTGGCGGATGATTTGCATAAGCGAGTGGTGATTATTGACACCTCCAATGAAATCGCTGGGGATGGTGATATTGCCCACCCCGCCATTGGTCGCGCTCGGCGAATGCAAGTGGCTCATCCAGACCAACAGCATCAGGTGATGATTGAGGCGGTGGAAAACCACATGCCAGAAGTCATCGTCATTGATGAAATTGGCACGGAACTGGAAGCTTTAGCGGCTCGGACAATAGCTGAACGGGGCGTACAGCTAGTAGGTACTGCCCACGGGAATCAGATCGAAAATCTGATTAAAAACCCCACCTTGGCTGATTTAGTTGGGGGTATCCAAGCTGTTACCCTGGGAGACGATGAAGCTAGACGGCGAGGCTCTCAAAAGACTGTTTTGGAGCGGAAAGCCCCTCCTACCTTTGAAATTGCTGTGGAAATGTTGGAACGCCAACGTTGGACAGTACACGAAAGTGTTGCGGACACAGTAGATAATCTGCTGCGGGGTCGTCAGGCTACCCCACAAACGAGAACTGTTGACGATCAGGGCAAAATTGGGGTTACAAGGCAGTTAGCTGTTGTCAACGGTCGCGGTGGACAGCTAGCCACAGTGGAAGATTCTTTCGCCCCGGCACGACAGGCTAATGGCTGGCGTTCTTCTGGACAAATGGTTGCACTGCCGCAATTGCCTGTAGAACGGGTAACAGGACGCAGTGAGTTCGATCGATTGCTAGATGAATCTTTCAATTATTCTGAGAGCATTGATTTGGATGCTGCTACCAGACAGCCGGGGCCAAATGGTGAAGATTTGCCACTGCACGTTTACCCTTATGGCGTTAGCCGCCACCAACTAGAACAGGTAATTAGCGTGCTAACTTTACCCGTGATCTTGACAAAAGACATAGATACTGCTGATGCAATTTTAGCACTGCGATCGCACGTCAAAAACCACGCCAAATTACGCCAAATGGCCAAAGCCCGTCATGTACCCATCCACATGATTAAGTCCAGCACCATTCCGCAAATTACCCGTGGCTTGCGGCGGTTGCTGAACATGGACGACCCAGAAATGGCCGATGACTTAGAATTGCAACTGTTTTTGCACAATGGTAGCGATGATGAGATGGATGCTCTTGAAGAAGCCAGACTTGCTGTTGAGCAAATTGTGATTCCGAAAGGACAGCCAGTTGAGTTATTACCACGTTCGCCCCAAGTCCGCAAAATGCAACATGAGTTGGTAGAACACTATCGCCTCAAGTCGCATAGTTTTGGCGAAGAACCAAATAGAAGATTGCGGATTTATCCGGCGTAA
- a CDS encoding ABC transporter ATP-binding protein, with protein sequence MQIIEISPFQAFRRSVVTVMQVVPKELRYVAILTLLGGAGPAIAIWLNKVIIDEITRLLSTGTTQNAIALILSQPVLLSSIAGSLLVNLVSDAIANINSFVYTSLRDRITGFIQGQVIEKVATFEDIALFETPDLLNLLQLTEKGVQRLPELCVRLVMMLEGIFIFIPAILLSVSLAWWIPLILFSCVTPAMYVERKYRKQVWRVEKTQASLLREMNLYKTVLTGETYAKEIRLFSLQPLLLERWHGLYRTIFRAMEQIRRRGTTAVIGWSLLSGLGFALPYLYVVQGVLGGTHTLGDLALYTGVILEVRRSLENLMSGGSELYDISLATTPIFQLLELEPQLSSSQSKAWREVKESAVNNQNFQRNGNRQALSSEVLQTGICIENLSFTYPNSNHPILKNINLKIHPNEMIVLVGENGAGKTTLTKLLCRLYDPSQGAIIWNGQDLRSLPLEDLRSRIDVVMQDYARFPTTVRENVAFGNLPKMQDDEAITEAIAEAGLARVIEKLDGGLETLLGKQLEGGIDLSGGQWQRLAIARALLRLSPAELLILDEPTANLDPKTEHEIYNILRTLARGRIAVVVSHRLALAKLADRVVVLEHGQIIEVGTHDELIALGGQYHLMFTRQASSYN encoded by the coding sequence ATGCAAATCATAGAAATTTCTCCATTCCAAGCATTCCGCCGCAGTGTGGTAACGGTGATGCAGGTAGTTCCAAAGGAGCTACGCTATGTGGCAATTTTGACATTACTGGGTGGTGCAGGCCCTGCGATCGCCATTTGGCTCAACAAGGTGATAATTGATGAAATTACCCGCTTATTGAGTACGGGAACAACGCAGAATGCGATCGCCCTGATACTTTCTCAACCTGTGCTACTCTCCAGTATTGCAGGTTCATTGCTAGTGAATTTGGTGAGTGATGCGATCGCTAATATCAATAGTTTTGTATATACTTCCCTGCGCGATCGGATTACAGGCTTTATCCAAGGACAAGTAATTGAGAAGGTTGCCACTTTTGAAGATATTGCCCTGTTTGAAACACCCGATTTGCTCAATTTGTTGCAGTTGACCGAAAAGGGAGTCCAACGACTTCCAGAGCTTTGTGTCAGGCTTGTGATGATGCTAGAGGGAATTTTTATCTTCATTCCAGCCATACTGCTTTCGGTATCCCTTGCTTGGTGGATACCCCTAATTTTGTTTAGCTGTGTTACCCCTGCTATGTATGTAGAAAGGAAATACCGCAAGCAAGTTTGGAGGGTAGAAAAAACCCAAGCCAGTCTTCTTCGGGAAATGAACTTGTATAAAACGGTTTTAACTGGAGAGACATACGCCAAAGAAATACGCTTGTTTAGTTTGCAGCCTTTACTACTAGAACGTTGGCACGGACTTTATCGGACAATTTTTAGAGCAATGGAACAGATCCGTCGTCGGGGGACAACGGCGGTTATTGGTTGGTCTTTACTCAGTGGCTTAGGCTTTGCGTTGCCATATTTATATGTAGTTCAGGGAGTGCTAGGTGGAACCCATACTTTAGGAGATTTGGCGCTTTACACAGGGGTAATTTTAGAAGTGCGTCGAAGTTTAGAGAATTTGATGTCTGGCGGGTCAGAGTTGTATGATATTTCACTGGCAACAACGCCCATTTTCCAACTTTTGGAATTAGAACCGCAATTATCCAGTTCTCAATCAAAGGCATGGAGAGAAGTCAAGGAATCGGCTGTTAACAATCAGAACTTTCAAAGAAATGGGAATCGGCAAGCTTTATCAAGTGAAGTATTGCAGACAGGTATTTGCATTGAAAATCTATCCTTTACCTATCCCAATAGCAATCATCCCATCCTGAAAAATATCAATCTGAAAATTCACCCCAATGAGATGATTGTATTGGTGGGTGAAAATGGTGCTGGCAAGACCACTTTAACAAAGCTATTGTGTCGCCTCTACGATCCTAGCCAGGGTGCGATTATTTGGAATGGGCAAGATTTGCGATCGCTACCCTTAGAAGATTTGCGATCGCGGATTGATGTAGTTATGCAAGATTACGCTCGTTTTCCGACTACCGTGCGCGAAAATGTTGCCTTTGGGAATTTACCGAAAATGCAGGATGACGAAGCAATTACGGAAGCGATCGCCGAGGCTGGTTTAGCGAGAGTAATTGAGAAGCTAGATGGTGGTTTGGAAACCCTCTTAGGCAAACAGCTAGAGGGTGGTATCGATCTATCTGGGGGACAATGGCAGAGATTAGCGATCGCTCGTGCATTGCTGCGACTGTCTCCAGCCGAATTACTCATACTTGATGAGCCAACAGCAAATCTTGACCCCAAAACAGAACACGAGATTTACAATATTTTGCGTACTCTAGCGAGGGGGAGAATAGCCGTTGTAGTCAGCCATCGCCTCGCCTTAGCAAAACTAGCAGACCGAGTAGTAGTACTAGAACACGGTCAAATTATCGAGGTAGGCACTCATGACGAACTCATCGCACTAGGCGGACAGTATCACCTAATGTTTACTCGCCAAGCTAGTAGTTATAACTAA
- a CDS encoding Coenzyme F420 hydrogenase/dehydrogenase, beta subunit C-terminal domain, whose protein sequence is MTSVFPHKKAKALKPTSRRPAKELCSECGLCDTYYIHYVKEACAFINQQIGELEVETHTRSRHLDNPDELYFGVHQDMIAARKQQPIEGAQWTGIVSSIAIEMLNRGLVEGVVCVQNTKEDRFQPMPVIARTPEEILAARVNKPTLSPNLSVLEQIEKSGMKRLLVIGVGCQIQALRAVEKQLGLEKLYVLGTPCVDNVNRAGLQKFLETTSRSPETVVHYEFMQDFRVHFKHEDGSSETVPFFGLKTNKLKDVFAPSCMSCFDYVNSLADLVVGYMGAPFGWQWIVVRNDTGKEMLDLVKDQLDTQPVTSKGDRKEAVQQSIPAYDKGVTLPMWAAKLMGVVIEKIGPKGLEYARFSIDSHFTRNYLYVKRNHPEKLEAHVPEFAKRIVGQYKLPD, encoded by the coding sequence ATGACCTCAGTTTTTCCTCACAAAAAAGCTAAAGCCCTCAAACCTACCAGCCGCCGCCCTGCTAAGGAACTTTGTAGCGAGTGCGGACTATGCGACACATATTATATTCACTATGTCAAGGAAGCCTGCGCTTTTATTAATCAGCAAATAGGCGAACTAGAAGTGGAGACGCATACGCGATCGCGCCATCTCGATAATCCTGATGAGCTATACTTTGGTGTCCATCAAGACATGATAGCAGCGCGGAAACAGCAACCAATCGAAGGCGCACAATGGACAGGTATTGTTAGCAGCATTGCTATTGAAATGCTTAATCGCGGCTTAGTTGAAGGTGTGGTGTGTGTACAAAACACTAAAGAAGACCGCTTTCAACCCATGCCCGTCATCGCGCGTACCCCAGAAGAAATACTAGCAGCGCGGGTAAATAAACCAACACTATCCCCGAATCTTTCCGTATTAGAACAGATAGAAAAATCGGGCATGAAACGGCTGTTGGTAATTGGTGTTGGTTGCCAAATCCAGGCACTACGAGCCGTAGAAAAACAACTGGGTTTAGAAAAGCTGTATGTTTTGGGTACACCCTGCGTAGATAATGTTAACCGCGCTGGACTACAAAAATTCTTAGAAACCACCAGTCGATCGCCAGAGACAGTTGTACATTACGAATTCATGCAAGACTTCCGGGTTCACTTCAAACATGAGGATGGCTCATCAGAAACAGTGCCTTTCTTTGGTTTGAAGACCAACAAACTTAAAGATGTCTTTGCCCCATCTTGTATGAGTTGCTTTGATTACGTCAATTCCCTAGCCGATTTAGTTGTTGGCTACATGGGCGCACCCTTCGGCTGGCAATGGATTGTAGTTAGAAATGATACTGGTAAGGAAATGTTGGATTTGGTGAAAGACCAGTTAGATACTCAACCAGTGACATCTAAAGGCGATCGCAAGGAAGCTGTACAGCAAAGTATTCCTGCTTACGATAAAGGCGTGACTCTCCCGATGTGGGCGGCGAAACTTATGGGTGTAGTTATCGAAAAAATCGGCCCCAAGGGTTTGGAATATGCGCGGTTTTCCATTGATTCTCACTTTACTCGGAATTATTTGTATGTGAAGCGAAATCATCCAGAGAAATTAGAAGCGCACGTACCAGAGTTTGCCAAGCGTATTGTTGGGCAATATAAATTACCGGATTGA
- the cysW gene encoding sulfate ABC transporter permease subunit CysW — protein MTLDKPSFHSSASDTHTAKPKEQKSWVPIVLIGIAIAYLALVQYIPAINVFVQAFSKGAGPFLSNLTRPAFLHAAWLTLLLAVISLPLNTVFGLCAAWAIARHKFPGRAIVLSIIDLPFSISPVVAGLMIVLLYGRNGWFGPWLQAHDIKIVFAFPGMVLATAFVSMPFVAREVIPVLEEFGKDQEEAARTLGAKDWQIFWRVTLPSIRWGLLYGLILTNARAMGEFGAVSVVSGNIADQTQSLPLFVEDAYKQYETEAAFSAAVLLALLAVVTLVLKEILERKTSIKDVE, from the coding sequence ATGACACTAGATAAGCCAAGTTTTCATTCATCTGCATCTGATACACATACAGCCAAGCCGAAAGAGCAGAAGAGTTGGGTTCCCATAGTTTTAATTGGGATAGCGATCGCTTATTTAGCTCTAGTTCAATACATCCCGGCAATCAACGTTTTTGTCCAAGCCTTTAGCAAGGGAGCAGGGCCATTTCTATCTAACCTAACGCGACCAGCTTTTCTCCATGCAGCTTGGCTGACACTGTTGCTGGCTGTAATTTCTCTGCCCTTGAATACAGTATTTGGGCTATGTGCAGCTTGGGCGATCGCTCGTCATAAATTTCCTGGACGCGCCATAGTTCTAAGCATAATTGACCTGCCTTTTTCCATCTCGCCCGTAGTCGCAGGATTGATGATTGTGCTACTTTACGGTCGCAATGGCTGGTTTGGCCCTTGGCTCCAAGCCCATGATATCAAGATTGTCTTTGCCTTTCCAGGTATGGTTCTAGCTACAGCCTTCGTGAGTATGCCCTTTGTGGCGCGGGAAGTGATTCCCGTTTTAGAGGAATTTGGTAAAGATCAAGAAGAAGCTGCAAGAACTCTAGGTGCAAAAGATTGGCAGATATTTTGGCGTGTCACCTTACCTAGCATCCGTTGGGGCTTACTCTACGGTTTAATTTTGACCAACGCCAGAGCAATGGGCGAATTCGGGGCGGTTTCGGTGGTATCCGGCAACATTGCTGACCAAACCCAGAGCTTACCACTGTTTGTAGAAGATGCTTACAAACAATATGAAACCGAAGCTGCTTTCTCTGCGGCTGTATTGTTGGCGTTGCTAGCAGTAGTAACCTTGGTACTGAAAGAGATTTTAGAACGCAAAACCAGCATTAAAGATGTTGAATAG
- the cysT gene encoding sulfate ABC transporter permease subunit CysT, translating to MSVSPSLEVERKTPFWKKLGRVPWTWRITIGYLTVMLFIPIAAMFLKASTEPPARFWAIATSDIALATYNVTFFTAIFAALLNGVFGTLIAWVLVRYDFPLKRLIDATVDLPFALPTSVAGLTLATVYSDNGWIGSLLAPLGIKVAFTRTGVAVAMIFISLPFIVRTVQPVLQEMEHEIEEAAWCLGASQWQTFWKVILPPLFPTILTGVALGFSRAVGEYGSTVIISSNTPYQDLIAPVLIFQRLEQYDYSGATVIGIVLLSISLVLLLAINFLQAWARRYDTR from the coding sequence ATGAGTGTATCTCCTTCTTTAGAAGTTGAACGCAAAACGCCATTCTGGAAGAAATTGGGGCGGGTTCCCTGGACTTGGCGAATCACCATTGGATACTTGACGGTGATGTTGTTTATCCCCATAGCTGCCATGTTCCTGAAAGCGAGTACGGAACCTCCAGCGAGATTTTGGGCGATCGCAACCAGTGATATCGCCCTAGCAACATACAACGTAACTTTTTTTACAGCGATATTTGCTGCCTTACTCAATGGTGTATTTGGAACTCTAATTGCTTGGGTTCTAGTTCGCTACGACTTTCCCTTAAAACGCTTGATTGATGCCACAGTAGATTTACCCTTTGCACTGCCAACTTCAGTAGCAGGTTTAACCCTGGCAACAGTTTACAGCGATAATGGCTGGATAGGTTCGCTACTAGCACCACTGGGAATTAAAGTAGCTTTTACCCGCACGGGAGTAGCGGTAGCAATGATATTTATCTCACTACCTTTTATTGTGAGAACTGTGCAACCAGTGCTTCAGGAAATGGAACATGAAATTGAAGAAGCTGCTTGGTGTCTAGGTGCTTCTCAATGGCAGACATTTTGGAAAGTGATTTTGCCACCTTTATTTCCGACGATTTTAACTGGTGTTGCCTTGGGTTTCTCCCGTGCGGTTGGGGAATATGGGTCAACTGTAATTATCTCTTCCAATACGCCCTATCAAGATTTGATCGCGCCTGTGCTGATTTTCCAGCGATTAGAACAGTATGACTATTCTGGTGCAACAGTAATTGGCATAGTTTTACTATCAATTTCGTTGGTATTGCTATTGGCAATTAATTTCTTACAAGCATGGGCAAGGCGATATGACACTAGATAA
- a CDS encoding sulfate ABC transporter substrate-binding protein, with protein sequence MSLWQRPLKRLQAMSYDKMLRIYAERRTYRFRINSLKSFVSLFLVGTVLSVALAACSGGETGSNPSSETPSAAPVAATKDNVELTLVSFAVTKAAHEAIIPKFVEQWKKDHNQTVVFKQSYGGSGSQTRAVIDGLEADVVHLALAGDTSKIEKAGLIQPGWEKEVPNNGIVSKSVAALVTRPGNPKNIKTWEDLSKDGIKLITADPKTSGVARWNFLALWNSVIKTGGDDAKATEFVTKVYKNVPLLTKDAREATDAFFKQGQGDALINYENEIILAEQKGEKLTAIVPDVNISIDNPIAVVDKNVDKHGTREVAEGFVKYLYTPEAQQEFAKLGFRPVDDTLTLSKEVADKFPKVKTLGTVADFGGWDGINKKFFADGAIFDRIQAKKK encoded by the coding sequence ATGAGTTTGTGGCAACGCCCACTGAAAAGGTTACAAGCGATGTCTTACGACAAGATGCTTCGCATCTACGCTGAACGTAGAACATATCGGTTCAGAATAAATTCGCTCAAAAGCTTTGTATCACTCTTTTTAGTAGGTACTGTGTTGAGTGTGGCGCTTGCTGCCTGCTCCGGTGGTGAAACTGGGAGTAATCCTTCTTCTGAAACCCCTAGTGCTGCTCCTGTGGCTGCAACCAAAGATAATGTTGAACTAACTCTGGTTTCCTTTGCTGTCACCAAAGCGGCTCACGAAGCAATTATTCCTAAATTTGTCGAACAGTGGAAGAAAGATCATAATCAAACTGTCGTCTTCAAACAAAGCTATGGTGGATCTGGTTCCCAAACTCGTGCCGTTATTGATGGTTTGGAAGCAGATGTCGTCCACTTGGCGCTAGCTGGAGACACCTCAAAGATTGAGAAGGCTGGATTGATTCAGCCAGGATGGGAAAAGGAAGTTCCCAACAATGGTATTGTTTCAAAATCAGTGGCAGCATTAGTTACACGTCCAGGCAATCCTAAAAATATCAAGACCTGGGAAGATTTATCTAAAGACGGTATAAAACTAATTACTGCCGATCCGAAAACATCAGGAGTTGCTCGCTGGAATTTCTTAGCTCTTTGGAATTCAGTGATTAAAACTGGTGGAGATGATGCTAAAGCGACTGAGTTTGTTACCAAAGTGTACAAAAATGTGCCCTTGCTAACTAAAGATGCTCGTGAAGCTACTGACGCATTTTTCAAGCAGGGTCAAGGTGATGCCCTGATTAACTATGAAAATGAGATTATATTGGCAGAACAAAAGGGTGAAAAGTTGACTGCGATCGTCCCTGATGTGAATATCTCCATTGATAATCCGATCGCAGTAGTAGACAAAAATGTAGATAAGCACGGTACGCGTGAAGTTGCCGAAGGTTTTGTCAAATATCTATATACTCCAGAGGCTCAACAGGAGTTTGCAAAATTGGGATTCCGACCAGTAGATGATACTTTGACTCTAAGTAAGGAAGTTGCAGACAAATTTCCCAAGGTGAAAACTCTGGGTACAGTTGCAGACTTCGGCGGTTGGGATGGAATCAATAAGAAGTTCTTCGCAGACGGAGCTATTTTTGATCGGATTCAAGCCAAGAAAAAGTAA
- a CDS encoding class II glutamine amidotransferase: MCQLLGMNCNVPTDICFSFEGFSARGGRTDHHSDGWGIAFFEGKGCRMFLDAQPSIASPVAELVRSYPIHSTHVIAHIRKATQGEIALHNCHPFRRELWGQYWVFAHNGNLPNFDPENLGFYQAVGDTDSEKAFCMMLETLRSRFPDGKPDIKKLYPVLKQISDAIAHIGIFNYLLSDGEHFFAHCSTNLSYIVRQAPFAAAHLIDQDMTVDFREVTTERDRVAVIATTPLTDNEVWTRIQPGELLVFQDGLPLEYVFS; encoded by the coding sequence ATGTGTCAATTGCTCGGAATGAATTGCAATGTTCCAACGGATATTTGCTTTTCTTTTGAAGGGTTTTCTGCACGGGGAGGAAGAACAGATCATCATAGCGATGGTTGGGGCATTGCTTTCTTTGAAGGAAAGGGATGTCGGATGTTTTTAGATGCCCAGCCTTCTATTGCTTCTCCGGTAGCGGAGTTGGTGCGGAGTTATCCTATCCACTCAACCCATGTCATAGCCCATATCCGCAAAGCTACTCAGGGTGAAATTGCCCTACACAACTGTCATCCTTTCCGCAGAGAATTGTGGGGTCAGTATTGGGTGTTTGCCCACAATGGTAATTTGCCAAATTTTGATCCCGAAAATTTGGGTTTTTATCAAGCCGTAGGTGATACAGATAGTGAAAAAGCATTCTGCATGATGCTAGAAACATTGCGATCGCGCTTTCCTGATGGTAAGCCTGACATCAAGAAACTTTACCCTGTACTAAAACAAATTAGTGATGCGATTGCACATATAGGTATATTCAATTACTTATTGTCTGATGGAGAACACTTTTTTGCTCATTGTTCAACCAACCTCAGCTACATTGTCCGCCAAGCCCCCTTTGCAGCTGCCCATTTAATCGATCAAGACATGACCGTAGATTTTCGGGAAGTGACTACCGAACGCGATCGCGTTGCTGTCATTGCTACCACACCTCTCACTGACAACGAAGTTTGGACGCGAATCCAACCAGGAGAATTACTAGTTTTTCAGGATGGACTACCCCTGGAATATGTATTCAGCTAA
- the purE gene encoding 5-(carboxyamino)imidazole ribonucleotide mutase: MTPLVGIIMGSDSDLPTMKDAIAVCEEFGVESEVAIVSAHRTPERMVQYAQLAHQRGIKVIIAGAGGAAHLPGMVASLTPLPVIGVPIPTRNLQGVDSLYSILQMPAGIPVATVAIGNAKNAGLLAVQILATQQPELLEKVQQYRQTLCESVVAKQEKLEQLGYEQYLQQMFSGNS, from the coding sequence ATGACTCCCCTAGTTGGTATTATCATGGGCAGCGATTCGGATTTGCCCACTATGAAAGACGCGATCGCAGTTTGTGAAGAATTTGGCGTTGAAAGCGAAGTGGCGATCGTTTCTGCTCATCGTACTCCAGAACGCATGGTGCAATACGCTCAACTTGCACACCAACGCGGTATTAAGGTGATTATTGCCGGTGCCGGCGGTGCTGCTCATCTACCGGGAATGGTAGCGTCTTTAACTCCACTTCCTGTCATCGGTGTTCCTATACCCACCCGAAACTTACAAGGTGTGGATTCTTTGTATTCTATTTTACAAATGCCTGCGGGTATTCCTGTGGCAACAGTGGCGATCGGTAATGCCAAAAATGCCGGACTTCTAGCAGTACAAATCCTCGCAACTCAGCAGCCAGAATTGCTAGAAAAAGTGCAACAATATCGCCAAACCTTATGTGAATCAGTAGTTGCAAAGCAAGAAAAACTAGAACAACTAGGCTACGAGCAATATTTACAGCAGATGTTTTCAGGTAATTCGTAA